A part of Pectobacterium cacticida genomic DNA contains:
- the dinI gene encoding DNA damage-inducible protein I encodes MRVEITLAKSTPLPEGAIEALRHELERRIHNIYPTSSIQVRYASANSLTVMGAGKDDKECISAILQETWESADDWFSAE; translated from the coding sequence ATGCGCGTAGAAATCACTCTTGCAAAATCAACACCTTTACCCGAAGGGGCCATTGAAGCCCTCAGGCATGAACTGGAAAGACGTATTCACAACATTTATCCGACTTCATCAATCCAGGTCCGTTATGCCTCAGCAAATAGCTTGACGGTCATGGGCGCTGGCAAAGATGACAAAGAATGCATTTCCGCAATATTACAAGAAACGTGGGAAAGTGCCGACGATTGGTTTTCCGCCGAATAA
- the pyrC gene encoding dihydroorotase, producing MIAQPTVLKIRRPDDWHLHLRDDRMMETVLPYTSRFFGRAIVMPNLTPPITSIASAVAYRQRILDAIPKGDDFHPLMTCYLTDELAANEVVSGFEQGVFSAAKLYPANATTNSSHGVTNTANIAGILEKMQQVGMPLLIHGEVTDPAIDIFDREARFIDTILEPLRRQFPELKVVLEHITTKEAAQYVVEGNDYLAATITPQHLMFNRNHMLVGGIRPHLYCLPILKRNTHQQALRQAVASGCQRLFLGTDSAPHTKHKKESSCGCAGVFNAQAALSAYVTVFEEIGALDKFEAFSSLNGPQFYGLPVNDSWIEIHREPSTFPEEIPLGEETLIPFLAGQRLNWSVR from the coding sequence ATGATTGCACAGCCCACAGTTCTTAAAATCCGTCGCCCTGACGATTGGCATCTTCATCTGCGTGACGATCGAATGATGGAAACTGTTCTTCCCTATACCAGTCGTTTCTTTGGCCGCGCTATCGTTATGCCTAACCTAACGCCGCCGATTACCAGCATAGCTAGCGCCGTCGCCTATCGTCAGCGTATTTTGGACGCTATTCCTAAGGGGGATGATTTTCATCCCTTGATGACCTGCTATTTAACCGACGAACTGGCGGCGAATGAAGTCGTAAGCGGTTTCGAGCAGGGCGTTTTTAGCGCCGCTAAACTCTATCCAGCAAACGCGACAACCAACTCCAGCCATGGTGTTACCAATACCGCCAATATCGCTGGTATCCTGGAAAAAATGCAACAGGTAGGGATGCCGTTACTCATTCACGGCGAGGTAACTGACCCCGCCATCGATATTTTTGACCGGGAGGCTCGCTTCATTGATACCATTCTGGAGCCACTGCGTCGTCAATTCCCTGAGCTAAAGGTTGTTCTTGAACACATTACGACAAAAGAGGCTGCGCAATATGTGGTTGAGGGTAATGATTATCTTGCCGCGACCATTACGCCACAGCACCTGATGTTTAATCGCAACCATATGTTGGTCGGTGGCATTCGCCCTCACCTATACTGCCTACCTATACTAAAGCGCAATACACATCAGCAGGCATTACGTCAAGCTGTAGCTAGCGGCTGTCAACGCCTTTTCCTCGGGACTGACTCCGCACCTCACACAAAGCACAAAAAGGAATCCAGCTGCGGCTGTGCCGGCGTGTTTAACGCGCAGGCTGCCCTAAGCGCATACGTCACTGTTTTTGAAGAGATCGGCGCCCTTGATAAATTTGAAGCCTTCAGTTCCCTGAACGGCCCGCAATTTTATGGTCTGCCCGTGAATGACAGTTGGATTGAAATCCACCGTGAGCCCAGCACATTTCCGGAAGAAATTCCGCTAGGAGAGGAAACACTTATTCCCTTCCTCGCAGGACAACGTCTCAACTGGTCAGTTCGCTAA
- a CDS encoding putative quinol monooxygenase, with amino-acid sequence MEIRIVATIQAKAEFINEVSATLKQVVSPSRQEAGNLQYDLHEVADKPGAFVFFERWKDRAALAEHEQSAHFKNFVKELDGKTDGMDIKILNKLD; translated from the coding sequence ATGGAAATTCGTATTGTTGCCACTATTCAGGCAAAAGCTGAGTTTATTAATGAAGTGAGCGCTACGTTAAAACAGGTGGTGTCGCCCAGTCGTCAAGAAGCTGGCAATCTACAGTATGATTTGCATGAAGTTGCGGATAAACCGGGGGCGTTTGTATTTTTTGAACGCTGGAAGGATCGCGCGGCCCTTGCGGAACATGAGCAAAGTGCGCACTTTAAAAATTTTGTGAAAGAACTTGATGGAAAAACGGATGGTATGGATATCAAAATTTTGAATAAGTTAGATTAA
- the rne gene encoding ribonuclease E, with translation MKRMLINATQQEELRVALVDGQRLYDLDIESPGHEQKKANIYKGKITRIEPSLEAAFVDYGAERHGFLPLKEIAREYFPSNYTSHGRPNIKDVLREGQEVIVQVDKEERGNKGAALTTFISLAGSYLVLMPNNPRAGGISRRIEGDDRTELKEALGSLQLPDGMGLIVRTAGVGKSAEALQWDLAFRLKHWDAIKKAAEGRPAPFLIHQESNVIVRAFRDYLRPDIGEILIDNPKILDLAKEHISALGRPDFSSKIKLYSGEIPLFSHYQIESQIESAFQREVRLPSGGSIVIDTTEALTAIDINSARATRGGDIEETAFNTNLEAADEIARQLRLRDLGGLIVIDFIDMTPIRHQREVENRLRDSVRQDRARIQIGRISRFGLLEMSRQRLSPSLGESSHHVCPRCSGTGTVRDNESLSLSILRLIEEEALKENTKEVHAIVPVQIASYLLNEKRDAVNAIEKRQGDVRAIIVPHDGMQTPHYTVVRVRKGEESPTLSYLLPQRIEAEAQQLQDEQTIERKPPEQPALATFNMAEMPTEAAPAVAEATPATVQAKTKENAQPTFISRLFRALKGVFAPDAEVKTTEITHEKTPAEEGTGEVQRSERRNPRRQGNNRRDRGSRDNRESRDEQRRSRRQSEDVVVESVGKPSEELPHREPRPERQRRRQMPQAEAKAQQPVLDDSDEAITEQDKPTQVMPRRQRRQLTQKVRVQSDDQQVALPEAVSSIAEIAEPTQPTIKPSEPVLDVNDNETDNELNDTNRVNGENGGMPRRSRRSPRHLRVSGQRRRRYRDERYPSQSAMQLEFAAASPEMASGKVWVSYPVAQPQLSEGQRGEDSTAATETALLPAVVENAAVAQVGTTISDTGKQNGIAESEIQDKSEVTSLMQPTDAIQNSNVASAEVSVANANMAEAEDVAIESTATDDATSTVAVSAEADVNTDVAATVTPEPLMTDSAENEPVATEAVTEDAPGERSIIEASKDAVASEKAVIAPFSTLATPSEEISPSQTNQGEPVVMVNCEQSAVEKAAPQATKVVTASEEPRCKLHATAPMTKAPAPIYRAEPTRHSDWVRSPYAFSGKGAAGAHAAVTHATAPATKPEPIND, from the coding sequence ATGAAAAGAATGTTAATTAACGCAACTCAGCAAGAGGAGTTGCGTGTTGCTTTGGTTGATGGTCAACGACTGTATGATTTGGATATCGAAAGTCCAGGTCATGAACAGAAGAAAGCAAATATCTACAAAGGTAAAATCACCCGTATCGAACCCAGCCTTGAAGCGGCTTTCGTTGATTACGGCGCAGAAAGGCACGGTTTCCTCCCGCTTAAAGAAATTGCCCGCGAATATTTCCCCAGCAACTACACGTCTCATGGGCGTCCTAACATTAAAGATGTGTTGCGTGAAGGCCAGGAAGTTATCGTTCAGGTAGATAAAGAAGAGCGCGGTAATAAAGGCGCGGCGCTGACCACTTTTATCAGTCTGGCAGGCAGCTATTTGGTTTTAATGCCGAACAATCCCCGCGCTGGTGGTATCTCACGTCGAATTGAAGGTGACGATCGTACCGAGCTAAAAGAAGCGTTAGGTTCGTTACAATTACCTGATGGAATGGGGCTTATTGTTCGTACTGCTGGCGTGGGTAAATCCGCTGAAGCATTACAATGGGATTTGGCTTTCCGCCTGAAACACTGGGATGCGATCAAAAAAGCGGCAGAAGGCCGACCCGCGCCGTTCTTGATTCATCAGGAAAGCAACGTGATTGTCCGTGCTTTTCGAGATTATTTACGCCCGGATATTGGGGAAATTTTAATTGATAATCCCAAAATCCTCGATTTAGCCAAAGAGCATATTTCTGCACTGGGACGTCCTGATTTTAGTAGCAAAATCAAATTGTACAGTGGTGAAATCCCGCTTTTTAGTCATTATCAGATTGAATCGCAGATCGAGTCAGCTTTCCAGCGTGAAGTTCGTCTACCGTCTGGCGGCTCAATCGTTATCGATACTACTGAAGCGCTGACGGCCATTGACATCAACTCCGCCCGCGCAACGCGCGGCGGTGATATTGAAGAAACGGCGTTCAATACCAATCTTGAAGCCGCAGATGAGATTGCCCGCCAGTTGCGCCTGCGTGATCTTGGCGGCCTCATTGTTATCGATTTTATTGATATGACCCCGATTCGCCACCAACGTGAGGTTGAAAATCGCTTACGTGATTCAGTGCGCCAGGATCGTGCCCGTATTCAGATTGGCCGCATTTCTCGTTTCGGCCTGCTAGAAATGTCGCGTCAGCGCCTAAGCCCCTCCTTGGGGGAATCTAGCCACCATGTTTGCCCACGCTGCAGCGGTACGGGTACAGTGCGCGACAATGAATCGTTGTCACTGTCTATTCTGCGCCTGATTGAAGAAGAGGCATTAAAAGAAAATACTAAAGAAGTTCACGCTATTGTTCCTGTCCAGATTGCGTCTTATCTGCTCAACGAGAAGCGTGATGCTGTAAACGCCATTGAGAAACGTCAGGGCGATGTTCGCGCCATCATTGTGCCTCATGATGGTATGCAAACGCCGCATTACACCGTTGTTCGCGTTCGTAAAGGCGAAGAGAGCCCGACGCTCAGCTATTTGCTACCTCAGCGTATAGAAGCTGAAGCGCAACAATTGCAAGACGAACAAACGATTGAGCGGAAACCACCCGAACAACCCGCGTTAGCGACATTCAACATGGCTGAAATGCCGACAGAAGCCGCACCTGCGGTTGCCGAAGCGACCCCGGCTACAGTGCAAGCCAAGACCAAAGAAAATGCTCAACCCACCTTTATTAGCCGCTTGTTCCGCGCGCTGAAAGGCGTCTTCGCTCCTGATGCCGAAGTAAAAACCACAGAGATTACCCACGAGAAAACACCAGCAGAGGAAGGCACCGGAGAGGTTCAACGTTCCGAGCGACGAAATCCGCGCAGACAAGGGAATAATCGTCGCGATCGTGGCTCGCGAGATAACCGTGAATCGCGTGACGAGCAGCGCCGTAGCAGGCGGCAGAGTGAAGATGTTGTTGTGGAAAGCGTAGGGAAACCTAGCGAAGAATTGCCGCATCGCGAACCTCGGCCTGAGCGTCAACGTCGCCGTCAAATGCCTCAAGCGGAAGCCAAAGCACAACAACCTGTATTGGATGATTCCGATGAGGCAATCACCGAGCAGGATAAACCGACTCAGGTGATGCCACGCCGCCAGCGTCGCCAACTGACGCAGAAAGTACGCGTTCAATCTGATGATCAGCAGGTCGCTCTCCCTGAAGCGGTTTCTTCCATCGCTGAAATAGCCGAGCCGACTCAACCGACTATTAAGCCGAGCGAGCCCGTTCTTGATGTTAACGATAACGAGACGGATAACGAACTCAACGACACGAATCGCGTCAACGGTGAAAATGGAGGAATGCCGCGCCGCTCGCGCCGCTCTCCCCGCCATCTGCGCGTTAGCGGCCAGCGCCGTCGTCGCTATCGCGATGAGCGGTATCCGTCCCAATCAGCAATGCAGTTAGAATTTGCCGCGGCATCGCCCGAGATGGCGTCAGGAAAAGTATGGGTTAGCTATCCGGTTGCCCAACCCCAGCTGTCCGAAGGCCAACGGGGAGAAGATAGTACCGCCGCGACGGAAACCGCGTTGTTACCAGCCGTTGTTGAAAATGCGGCTGTAGCTCAAGTAGGTACTACGATATCTGATACGGGCAAACAAAATGGAATAGCGGAAAGCGAGATTCAGGATAAGAGCGAAGTTACCTCACTGATGCAACCTACCGATGCTATTCAGAATAGCAATGTGGCAAGTGCCGAAGTGAGCGTAGCTAACGCAAATATGGCTGAAGCTGAAGATGTTGCTATTGAGAGCACCGCCACCGACGATGCGACCTCTACAGTTGCTGTCAGTGCCGAGGCGGATGTCAACACTGATGTTGCTGCAACGGTAACTCCTGAACCGCTGATGACTGATAGCGCGGAGAATGAGCCTGTTGCAACGGAAGCTGTCACTGAAGACGCACCTGGCGAGCGCAGCATCATTGAAGCTTCCAAGGATGCCGTTGCTTCAGAGAAAGCGGTTATTGCACCGTTTTCTACCCTTGCGACCCCGTCGGAGGAAATCAGCCCGTCACAAACCAATCAGGGCGAGCCTGTTGTAATGGTTAACTGCGAACAATCAGCAGTGGAAAAAGCGGCACCGCAGGCAACAAAAGTCGTAACCGCGAGCGAGGAGCCCCGTTGTAAGCTCCATGCCACGGCTCCCATGACGAAAGCGCCAGCGCCGATATACCGCGCCGAGCCAACCCGGCACAGTGATTGGGTGCGCTCCCCCTACGCCTTCTCAGGAAAAGGTGCTGCGGGAGCACATGCGGCGGTGACTCATGCGACCGCTCCTGCAACCAAGCCTGAGCCTATCAACGATTAA
- the rluC gene encoding 23S rRNA pseudouridine(955/2504/2580) synthase RluC: MKTDNPSVQFVAISADDAGQRVDNFLHTYLKGVPKSLVYRILRKGEVRVNKKRVKPEYKLLDGDEVRIPPVRQAERDEAPVSASLGKVAALAECIIYEDDYLLVLNKPSGTAVHGGSGLSFGVIEGLRALRPEARFLELVHRLDRDTSGVLLVAKKRSALRALHEQLRLKGMQKDYLALVRGQWQSHCKVVQAPLLKNLLQSGERIVRVNSEGKPSETRFKVEERFENATLVRASPVTGRTHQIRVHAQYAGHPIAFDDRYGDREFDERLANTGLKRLFLHAQALRFDHPNTGETLRVEAPLDSGLRRCLQALRAMKG; this comes from the coding sequence ATGAAAACAGATAATCCTTCAGTACAGTTTGTCGCAATCTCCGCAGATGATGCGGGACAACGCGTCGATAATTTTTTACATACCTACTTAAAAGGGGTTCCTAAGAGCCTGGTTTACCGGATCCTGAGAAAAGGTGAGGTAAGAGTAAACAAGAAACGGGTGAAACCTGAGTATAAATTACTTGATGGCGATGAGGTTCGCATTCCGCCGGTTCGGCAGGCTGAACGGGATGAAGCGCCAGTTTCTGCCAGTCTTGGCAAAGTCGCGGCGTTGGCCGAATGCATTATTTATGAAGATGACTACTTGTTGGTGCTGAATAAGCCCTCGGGGACAGCCGTTCATGGTGGGAGTGGCCTGAGCTTCGGTGTGATTGAAGGGTTACGCGCCTTACGCCCGGAAGCGCGCTTTCTGGAGCTAGTGCACCGCCTCGATCGCGATACCTCGGGTGTTTTGCTGGTGGCAAAAAAACGCTCAGCCCTACGCGCGCTGCATGAGCAGCTACGGTTGAAAGGCATGCAAAAAGACTATCTGGCATTAGTGCGTGGCCAGTGGCAGTCGCACTGTAAGGTCGTGCAAGCCCCTTTATTGAAGAACTTATTGCAAAGCGGTGAGCGAATTGTCCGCGTAAATAGTGAAGGTAAGCCGTCAGAAACGCGGTTTAAAGTCGAAGAGCGCTTTGAGAATGCGACGCTGGTAAGGGCAAGTCCGGTCACGGGGCGCACGCATCAAATCCGTGTTCATGCACAGTATGCTGGGCATCCGATCGCCTTTGATGATCGTTATGGCGATCGGGAGTTTGATGAACGATTGGCGAACACGGGGTTAAAACGCTTATTTCTGCATGCTCAGGCGCTGCGTTTTGACCATCCCAACACGGGGGAAACGCTGAGAGTCGAGGCTCCATTAGATAGCGGGCTACGCCGCTGTCTTCAAGCGCTACGCGCGATGAAAGGATAA
- a CDS encoding Maf family protein, whose amino-acid sequence MQQIVLASTSSYRRALLEKLAIPFICASPDVDETPFVDEDAADLVIRLAQSKAQALATRYPHHLIIGADQVCVLDNTITGKPHNKVNATRQLQQASGKCVSFYTGLVLFNSATQHIQRIAEPFDVYFRSLTDAEINGYLNKEQPWDCAGSFKSEGLGITLFERLAGRDPNALIGLPLIALVQMLREEGVNPLTLS is encoded by the coding sequence ATGCAGCAGATCGTTCTCGCTTCAACCTCATCATATCGCCGAGCCCTATTGGAAAAGTTAGCCATCCCATTTATTTGCGCGTCACCAGACGTCGATGAGACACCTTTCGTAGATGAAGATGCAGCCGACCTCGTGATCCGCCTGGCGCAAAGCAAAGCGCAGGCGTTAGCCACACGCTACCCTCATCATTTGATTATTGGTGCCGATCAGGTTTGTGTTTTGGATAATACCATTACCGGAAAACCACATAATAAAGTTAACGCGACGCGGCAACTTCAGCAGGCAAGCGGGAAGTGCGTTTCCTTCTACACAGGATTGGTGCTCTTTAATAGCGCGACACAGCATATTCAGCGCATTGCGGAGCCTTTCGATGTGTATTTCAGGTCACTTACGGATGCGGAAATTAACGGCTATCTGAACAAGGAACAACCGTGGGACTGTGCGGGAAGCTTCAAAAGTGAAGGATTAGGAATCACTCTCTTTGAACGATTAGCCGGGCGAGACCCTAACGCGCTCATCGGGTTACCGCTGATCGCACTGGTGCAGATGCTCAGAGAAGAAGGAGTTAATCCGCTGACATTGTCATAA
- the yceD gene encoding 23S rRNA accumulation protein YceD yields MQKVKLPLTIDAARTAQKRLDYVGIYSPEQVVRVAESVVSVDSDVQASLSFNIDNQRLVVIEGNADVSVTLMCQRCGTPFEHQVHATFCFSPVVNDEQAEALPEAYEPINVDAFGEVDLLAMIEDEIILMLPIVPVHDSEHCEVSDADMVFGQLPEEAEKPNPFAVLASLKRK; encoded by the coding sequence ATGCAAAAGGTAAAATTACCCTTAACCATTGATGCGGCTCGCACCGCCCAGAAGCGTTTAGATTACGTTGGTATCTATTCGCCTGAACAGGTAGTGCGTGTTGCCGAATCAGTGGTGAGTGTGGATAGTGATGTTCAGGCTTCCTTATCTTTCAACATTGATAATCAGCGTCTTGTCGTCATTGAAGGTAATGCCGACGTTTCAGTGACGCTGATGTGCCAACGTTGCGGTACGCCGTTTGAACACCAAGTCCATGCGACATTCTGTTTTAGCCCGGTCGTCAATGATGAGCAGGCCGAAGCGTTACCGGAAGCATATGAGCCGATCAATGTTGATGCGTTTGGTGAAGTTGATCTGCTGGCAATGATTGAAGATGAAATTATTCTGATGTTGCCTATCGTTCCGGTGCATGATTCTGAACACTGTGAAGTGTCCGACGCGGATATGGTGTTTGGTCAACTGCCTGAAGAGGCGGAAAAGCCAAATCCATTTGCCGTATTAGCCAGTTTAAAGCGTAAGTAA
- the rpmF gene encoding 50S ribosomal protein L32 has translation MAVQQNKPSRSKRGMRRSHDALTTASVSVDKVSGETHLRHHITADGYYRGRKVIAK, from the coding sequence ATGGCCGTACAACAAAACAAACCTAGCCGTTCCAAACGTGGTATGCGTCGTTCACACGATGCGCTGACTACCGCTTCTGTTTCTGTAGATAAAGTTTCCGGGGAAACTCATCTGCGTCACCATATCACTGCGGATGGTTATTACCGCGGTCGTAAGGTCATTGCCAAGTAA
- the plsX gene encoding phosphate acyltransferase PlsX has product MTRLTLALDVMGGDFGPCVTVPAALQALASNPALNLLLVGDPAAITPLLAKVNSGLLSRLEIVPAESVITSDARPSQAIRTSRGTSMRVALELIKDGRAQACVSAGNTGALMGLAKLLIKPLAGIERPALVSVLPHQQRGQTVVLDLGANVDCSSTMLVQFAVMGSVMAEEVLGLANPRVALLNIGAEECKGPSTIRDAAARLKETPSIHYIGYLEGNDLLTGKTDVMVCDGFVGNVTLKTLEGVVRMFLLLLKPSASGAGQKRSWWLRWLGRLLQKRLSKRFGHLNPDQYNGACLLGLRGIVIKSHGAANQGAFAVAIEQAMQTVQRQLPERIAARLEAVLPKSD; this is encoded by the coding sequence TTGACACGCCTAACTCTGGCGTTAGATGTGATGGGCGGGGATTTTGGTCCCTGCGTGACAGTGCCTGCTGCATTGCAGGCACTGGCTTCTAATCCAGCTCTCAATTTGTTATTAGTCGGCGATCCTGCTGCCATTACTCCATTACTTGCCAAAGTCAATTCTGGTTTGCTTTCTCGCTTAGAAATCGTTCCGGCTGAATCGGTTATCACGAGTGATGCAAGGCCGTCACAGGCGATTCGAACCAGTCGTGGGACATCAATGCGCGTTGCGCTTGAATTGATCAAAGATGGTAGAGCACAGGCCTGTGTGAGTGCTGGCAATACCGGTGCATTGATGGGGTTGGCGAAGCTGTTGATTAAGCCTCTTGCTGGCATTGAGCGGCCTGCACTGGTGTCCGTGTTGCCTCATCAGCAACGTGGACAGACGGTAGTGTTGGATTTGGGTGCGAACGTTGACTGCAGTAGTACGATGCTGGTGCAGTTTGCCGTGATGGGTTCAGTGATGGCGGAAGAAGTGCTGGGACTCGCTAATCCTCGGGTTGCGTTATTGAATATTGGCGCCGAGGAATGCAAAGGGCCGAGTACTATCCGCGACGCTGCGGCGAGACTGAAAGAGACGCCATCAATACATTATATAGGATATCTGGAAGGCAACGACTTGCTGACTGGGAAAACGGATGTGATGGTCTGTGACGGGTTTGTCGGGAATGTCACCCTTAAAACGCTGGAAGGCGTGGTAAGGATGTTCCTCTTACTGCTGAAACCCTCAGCGTCTGGGGCAGGGCAAAAACGGTCTTGGTGGTTGAGATGGCTGGGGCGTTTGTTACAAAAACGCCTGTCAAAGCGTTTCGGTCATTTGAATCCTGACCAATATAATGGCGCATGTCTGCTAGGATTACGGGGCATTGTAATCAAAAGCCATGGCGCTGCAAACCAAGGGGCGTTTGCGGTTGCTATTGAACAGGCCATGCAGACGGTACAGCGGCAGCTTCCCGAGCGGATTGCCGCTCGTTTAGAAGCGGTATTACCCAAGAGTGACTAA
- a CDS encoding beta-ketoacyl-ACP synthase III codes for MYTKIIGTGSYLPEEIRTNADLERMVETTDDWIVTRTGIRERRIAAPEENVATMGYRAAQKALEMASVDPCDVGLVIVATTSSSHAFPSAACQIQQLLGIKDTIAFDLAAACAGFTYALSVADQYIKNGAIKYALVIGSDTLSRTLDPEDRGTLILFGDGAGAVLLTPSEQPGILSTHLHADGRYGELLTLPHQGRNRADAPAYLTMAGNEVFKVAVTELAHIVDETLQAAQLNKSELDWLVPHQANLRIITATAKKLGMGMDKVVVTLDRHGNTSAASVPSALDEAVRDGRIKPGQLVLLEAFGGGFTWGSALIRF; via the coding sequence ATGTATACAAAAATAATCGGAACGGGCAGCTATCTGCCTGAAGAAATCAGGACCAACGCTGATTTGGAAAGAATGGTCGAGACGACGGACGACTGGATTGTTACGCGTACTGGAATCCGTGAGCGACGTATTGCCGCGCCGGAAGAAAACGTCGCAACCATGGGATACCGTGCCGCGCAGAAAGCGCTAGAAATGGCGAGTGTTGATCCTTGTGACGTAGGCCTTGTTATTGTTGCGACCACTTCATCAAGTCATGCCTTTCCAAGTGCCGCTTGTCAGATTCAGCAATTATTAGGCATTAAAGATACGATAGCTTTTGATCTTGCTGCTGCCTGTGCGGGATTCACTTATGCGCTAAGTGTGGCCGATCAATATATTAAAAATGGCGCAATAAAATATGCGCTGGTGATCGGTTCTGACACGTTGTCCCGAACATTAGATCCAGAAGATCGCGGTACGTTAATACTGTTTGGTGATGGCGCGGGAGCGGTGCTGCTAACGCCTTCAGAACAGCCCGGCATTCTTTCAACCCACCTGCATGCCGATGGTCGCTATGGCGAATTATTGACACTGCCACATCAAGGCCGTAATCGTGCGGATGCGCCGGCCTATCTGACGATGGCAGGCAATGAAGTCTTTAAAGTCGCTGTTACGGAGCTGGCACACATTGTTGATGAAACACTCCAAGCAGCACAATTGAATAAAAGTGAATTGGATTGGCTTGTGCCTCATCAGGCCAACTTACGCATCATTACTGCGACGGCGAAAAAGTTGGGGATGGGGATGGATAAAGTCGTTGTGACGCTCGATCGCCATGGTAATACCTCTGCGGCATCAGTGCCTTCAGCGCTTGATGAAGCCGTGCGCGATGGGCGTATTAAACCAGGACAATTGGTGCTGCTGGAAGCCTTCGGGGGCGGTTTTACCTGGGGTTCCGCCCTGATTCGTTTTTAA
- the fabD gene encoding ACP S-malonyltransferase, translating to MTQFAMVFPGQGSQTVGMLAELAAVHPIVTETFAQASETLGYDLWRLTQHGPVEELNKTWQTQPALLTASVAIWRIWQQLGGKSPALMSGHSLGEYSALVCAGVLDFQQAVRLVELRGKLMQEAVPEGTGAMSAIIGLDNDAIVKACEESAQGQIVSPVNFNSPGQVVIAGNKDAVERAGAACKAAGAKRALPLPVSVPSHCALMEPAAKKLAIALESVVFHRPLIPVVNNVDARIETTPEAIRDALVRQLYCPVRWTDCVEFMASQGIESLLEVGPGKVLTGLTKRIVDTLTAAAINDPASLSAAIGK from the coding sequence ATGACGCAATTTGCAATGGTGTTTCCCGGTCAGGGATCGCAAACGGTGGGAATGCTGGCTGAGTTGGCGGCGGTACACCCGATCGTAACTGAGACGTTTGCTCAGGCTTCTGAAACGTTAGGCTATGATTTGTGGCGACTTACCCAGCACGGGCCAGTTGAAGAGTTAAATAAAACCTGGCAGACGCAGCCTGCGTTACTGACCGCATCAGTGGCTATCTGGCGTATTTGGCAACAGTTGGGTGGGAAATCCCCTGCGCTGATGTCTGGTCACAGTCTTGGTGAATATTCTGCGCTGGTGTGTGCCGGTGTTTTAGACTTCCAGCAAGCAGTCCGACTCGTCGAACTGCGTGGCAAATTGATGCAGGAAGCGGTTCCGGAAGGAACCGGGGCGATGTCTGCGATTATCGGGCTTGATAACGATGCCATTGTCAAAGCGTGTGAAGAATCCGCACAAGGGCAGATTGTCTCTCCGGTGAACTTCAACTCACCGGGTCAGGTGGTCATTGCTGGCAATAAGGATGCCGTTGAGCGAGCAGGTGCAGCCTGTAAGGCCGCGGGAGCTAAGCGTGCGCTACCGCTGCCTGTCAGCGTGCCGTCACACTGTGCACTGATGGAGCCTGCAGCGAAGAAGCTTGCGATCGCATTGGAGTCGGTGGTCTTTCATCGCCCACTAATTCCGGTAGTTAATAACGTTGATGCCCGCATAGAGACGACACCCGAAGCCATTCGCGATGCGTTAGTGCGCCAACTTTATTGTCCTGTGCGCTGGACTGATTGTGTTGAATTTATGGCTTCTCAGGGCATTGAATCTCTGTTGGAAGTTGGGCCGGGTAAAGTGCTGACTGGCTTAACCAAGCGAATCGTCGATACGTTGACCGCAGCGGCGATAAACGATCCTGCTTCGCTATCAGCAGCGATTGGAAAATAA